AGCGCCTCAAGCGCTGTTGCGCCGAGGTCTGAAAAGCTGGTCCTTAATCCGAGATTAACGCTTGTTTTAAGGGCCTTGCCGTAAATCAGCAAAGGCACGTATTCTCTTGAATGGTCTGTGCTCGGTGTCGTCGGGTCGCATCCGTGGTCAGCGGTGATGAATAAAATATCCCTTTCCGTAAGCATTTCAAATATCTCAGGCAGTTTTCTGTCAAAGTCCTTTAGAGCCTTTGCATAACCCTGAGGGTCATTTCTGTGCCCGTAAATCGTGTCAAAGTCCACAAGCGTCACCCATACAAGCCCTTTCCCAAGATTATTAAAATATGTGATGGTTTTTGATAAGGCATCATCATTGCCTGACACCAACACTGATTTTGTAAAACCCTTGCCTGCAAAAATATCTTTAACCTTGCCTATGCTTACTACTTCAAGCCCGTTTTCAGAAATATATTCAAGCGCTGTTTTTTCATGCGGAGGCAGACTGAAGTCTTTTCTCCGCGGAGTTCTCTGGAATGAGCCTGCTTTGCCGATAAACGGTCTTGCAATAACCCGCCCCACATTATGAGGCGGCTTGAGGATGTTTCGTGCGATTTCACACATTTTACATAATTCTTCCACTGGAATTACTTCCTCATGCGCTGCTATCTGAAACACGCTGTCGGCAGAGGTATAAACAATTGGCTTGCCTGTCCTGATATGTTCTTCACCGAGTTCTTTGATAATCTCTGTGCCTGACGCAGTCTTGTTGCCGAGGGTTTTTCTGCCGATAGCATTTTCAAAGGCATTTATAACTTCAGGCGGAAAACCGTGAGGGAAGGTAGGGAAGGGCTTATCAACGACAACTCCCATCATTTCCCAATGCCCTGACGTGGTATCTTTTCCTTTTGACGCCTCAGCCATTTTTCCAAAGGAGCCTTTAAGCTGAGCAGGTTTGCCGATTCCCCTGAAATCTCCTAAATAACCAAGCCCGAGGGATTCCAGATTAGGCAGGGTCAGTCCGCCGAATGCATCTGCCGTATTTTTAAGAGTATTACTGCCCCTGTCGCCGTATTCACCGGCATCAGGCAGTTCGCCGATTCCAAGCCCGTCAAGGACGATTAATAAAATGCGTTTTATCATAGTTGCAATAATAGAATAGCATATCTGATTTTAACTATCTTAACCTAAATAATGCCCCGGCTTCTATAATTTCCAGTGTAATAAAGACAGGAATTCCTTAATTTTCCACCTGCCTGCGGTAGGTAGGTTTTGATTTTTGTTTTTTTAATTTTAAACATTCTCCGTGTGCTCTGTGGTGCATTGCATTATTCAGGAGTTAGGAATTACTTAGAAATTTTGCAACATGTTACATGTGTGTAATTTGACAAGAATGTAATATTTACATTTTAATAATATCTTCCAACTCCCTGCACACCTTACTTTATAGATATTCTTTTTTTGTCAAAAAATTTCTGTAAATTTACTTAACGTCAAATTTTTTGAAAACAAAAAATTGCTTTATTAAAAAATCTTTTTTTTCAATGAGTATGTTTTTCCGTTTAAATTTCTGTTTATTTTTATTACAATTGCATAGTTAGCTGACTGCTGCAAACATCTTTGATTAAACCAAAAATTTCTATTTTTTTATAAACCTCGCAAGGTTCTTGCTTGTTTATAGGTAAGAGCAGTTTTTTGGGCAATAGTATCTTTTTAAAACCCCCCCATAGAGGGAGACAAATCTATGCAGTACAGTGAGGATGCGAATCTTAACGACAGATGTGAACCCCATAAAGAATGCGAATCCCTGAAAAGGGCGCTGAAGAAGGAGTTTGGATTAACACAGATACTGGGAAGGAGCAAGGCTACAGAGGAACTCCGTGAAAAGATAAGCAGGATATCCTCCTGTGATGTCACTGTCTTGATATCAGGTGAGAGCGGGACAGGGAAAGAGCTGGCGGCCAGGGCTATCCACTATTTGAGCAGTAGGTCCAGAAAGCCCTTCACCCCTGTTAACTGCGGCGCTATTCCGGAAAGCCTCTTTGAGAATGAACTCTTTGGTCATGTGAAGGGAGCCTTTACAGATGCGCGTCTTGAGCAGTTTGGACTTGTAAAGGAGGCTGAGGGCGGCACCCTATTTCTGGATGAGATAGGCGCACTCAGCCCATATATTCAGGTAAAATTCCTACGTCTGTTACAGGAAAGAGAGTATAAACCTCTTGGAGACTCCAGACCCCATAAAGCAGATATTAGAATAATTTCTGCCACAAACAAAGACCTTGCAGTCCTCGTCAAAGAGGACACATTCAGGGAAGACCTCTACTATAGATTGAATATCGTCTCTCTTTATATTCCTTCTCTCCGGGATAGAAAAGAAGATATTCCGCTCCTGATTGAGCACTTTATAACTAAATACTGCAGGCAATACAACAAACCCATTAAAGAGGTATCACCAGATGCTATGGAAGTTTTTATCGCTTATTCCTGGCCAGGGAACATCAGAGAACTGGAGAATAAAATCCAGCAGCTTATTGTAATGTCTCTATTCCCTGTGATAAGCGCCGGCGACATCCAGCTTTCAACAAGCAAATCAACTACTGAAAAAGAACTTGGATATTTCATGGCCGCCAAAAAAAGCGCCATTGATATTTTTGAAAAGACTTATCTCACCCAACTCCTCACAGACCACATGGGCAATATGGTCTGCGCTGCCCAAAGATCTGGGAAGAGCCGCACAGCCCTCTGGAATCTCCTCAAAAAACACAATCTCTCCCCAAGGCAGTTCTCTGACTTTGCGTCATAAAAAAGTGACGCAAGAGTCATAAAAAGTTTATTCTCTCCATTAACCGCTCCAAAATTATCTTTATAAATCAACGCGCTGCAGAAGCGCGCAGTTTGGCATATTTGTTGCTAAAAGTGATAATGGTTACTGATGCATGTAAATCTAATCTCCGATGACGCTTGTTAATTTGTCATTCCGACTTGTTCGGAATCCTTACTTTAAAGAGAGATGGTCGAAGCGACCATGACAGAAAGAAGTCGGAAGGACTCCCGACAAGCGGGAGTGACAGATGAGGATAATACTTCGCTTGCGAGAATGACGAACTGTGCGGAGGACATTTTTTATGCAGGAAGCAATAGCCCAATGAAACAGGAAGATATCTCAAAAAAGATTGCGGACTATCTCCGAAGGAATCCTGATGCTGGAGATACCCTTGAGGGGGTTGCCAGGTGGTGGGTTCAATGCGAATGTATAGAGGAATCTGTGGAAAAGGTAGCGGCTGTTCTGGAGATTTTAGTCCAAAAAGGGGCGGTTAAAAAACAGGATGCCGGAGACGGCAGACCTCTTTATAAGTTCTGTAAAGGGGAATAGTGAGATTCAAAACCTTCTCACGTCATTGTTACTTTTTGGGGTGAACTCACATGGAACTAAATGGGGGTGATGCAATTATGTCTTAGTAAGTGTTATGCCTTGATGCTATCGGGGAGAAAAGGGGGGATATTCGAAGTATCATTCAACTCACCAATAAAAAATAATAATTAAGGGAGACTTTAAGATGAAGAGATTACGATTATTTGTTTTTCTAATGATAATGCTATTGTCTGTTTCTGCAAATGCTGCTCTTATTGACAATGGGAATGGCACAGTAACACAGATAAAGAGTGACGGCTCAATGCTCATGTGGCTTAAGGATGCTAACTATGCCGGGACTACAGGATATGTTTCCTATAATGACTATTATGATACCTATAGTACTGGTGGCAGCATGACTTGGGGCAATGCCATGTATTGGGCTGATACTTTGTCTTTTGCAGGGTATGACGACTGGCGGCTGCCAGCCTCCCCCCCGGGCGAGATGGAAGATTTGTATTATAACGAAGGGGTGACAGCTTCAACGCCGGGACCCTTTACTAACTTGTATGACCCAGACCCGACTCACGGCGTCAGCTACTGGTATAGTAGGGAGTCTGAGACCTGTCCCGGATGCGGCGCGTATTTTTTCATGTTCAACGGCGGCGTGGTGATGGAGGACTGGAAGTACCACGAGCGCAAAGCTTGGGCAGTGCGCACCGTAGTCCCTGAACCGATAAGTTCAATTCTCTTTGTTACTGGCGGAGCAACTTTTGGAATTAGAGGCTTTTTTAGAAAAAGGAAGCAAAGAACTTAAACTTTAAAACCATAAAGGAGGTAAAAAAATATGCGGACAGGAAAATGGTTCTTGGTCCTTTTTTTAACCGTCACCTTAGCTGTAATGGGAACTGCTGCCAACTTATTAGCTTATGACCTGTATGCGACTGATTCTGGTAGCGACGAATTTTATGGTATAAATTCAAGCAATGCCTCATCAACCTGGCTATTTCATTTGCCCGAAGGCTGTTGAATGCAGGGATTAGCATGGGTCGGTTCGACCCTATATGGTGGCAGCGGGTCAACGGGCAATTTATATGCAATTGATCCGGGTAGTAGTTTGAGTTATATTGGCAGCGGCAGCTACGGTATCGGGGCTTTAGCATATGACGGAAGCACTTTGTATGGAGGTGGAGGTGCATTCTTTACAGTAAATCCCAGTAACGGCTCTCAAACTCTTATTAAATCAGGGGTGTATATTGAAGCAATGGAGTATTATAATGGGACCCTTTACGGAGGAAACGGGTCAGGTCAATTTTTCACGATAGACACATCTACAGGCAATATAAGTAACATTGGTCCCGGCACATACGGAATTAACGGTCTGGCAGTGAGTAATGGTATAATGTATGGCGCTAACAGCACTGCGCTTTTTAGTATTGACTTGACTACCGGAACTCAAACTTATATTGGTGATACTGGAATTGGCTTTGTGGGTGCGTTGGCTGGTCCAATGGCACCCGAACCCATAAGCTCCATCCTTTTTCTCACCGGCAGTGCAGTACTGGCAGGCAGAGGCTATCTAAAAAAGAGGGGATTTAAGAAAGGTAAAGTTAAAGGTTAAACAGTGAAGGACGGCTGTTACCCTGATGATTCAGAGTGACAGGCGTTTTTGTTATGTTATAGTGTTTTGCCCGACATTTTCAGAACAACTATTAATTAAGTATACTTTTTCAGGAAGATTTTGCCCACTCACATCCGCGAAGACCGTAAATTTTCAACACAGTTAAAACTCGATTCCCCTTCGTGCCTTTATGCCGTTATTGTACGGGTGCTTAATCATGCGCATCTCGGTTACATAATCTGCAATTTTTATTAATCCCTCCGGCGCCTTTCTGCCTGTAAATACGAGTTCAAGTCCGGCAGGTTTTTCTTTAATAATTGCTCTGACATCATCCATATCTGCAAGCCTGCCGCTGAGGAGATTATTAAACTCATCCAGAATAATCATGTCATAAGCATTGCTTTTTATTTCTCTTATTGTCAGCGCTATTGCTTTTTTTACGGCTTTTTTAAGCTCAGCCGGTTTTATTTGAGGGCTGAATATCGGAGATACCTGACCTTTAAACCGTACAACTTTTATTTTTAATTTTTTTGCAGCAATGATTTCCCCTGAGTCAGTTCCCCTGCCTTTGAGGAATTGCAGTATCAGGACTTTTTTCCCGCGTCCAACCGCCCTGACTGCAAGACCCATAGCGGCAGTAGTCTTGCCCTTGCCTTCACCTGTGTAAACGTGTATTAAGCCTTTAGACATTTCAAAATAGTTGATAGTGAATAGTATTTAGTGAATAGTAAAACTCTGGATTCCTGCCTCCGCAGGAATGACCTCACTGTTCACTGACAACTGTTCACTGTTTTTAAAGAGCGGGCGACGGGATTTGAACCCGCGACCTTCAGCTTGGGAAGCTGACACTCTACCACTGAGTTACACCCGCGTTAAAGACAGTTATTAGTGAATAGTATTTAGTGAACAGTTGTTAGTAAAGAACTATTCACTGTTTACTGTCGTTATAATTGTATTATTCTTTGCAGTATTATTTCAAGCACTGCATTTCTGTTATAATAAAAACCATGTTTAATATTTTGACAAAAATAATGGGCACTAAGAACGAGCGTGAAATTAAGAGGCTCTCCTCTATCGCAGAGACCATAAATTCTTTTGAATCATCAATTTCCTCCCTTGACGACAGCGGGCTTAAGGCTAAGACAGATGAGTTCCGCAGGAGGCTGGAGTCAGGGGAAAGCCTTGATGATATTCTGCCTGAGGCGTTTGCAGTTGTAAGAGAGGTTTCGCACAGGATTTCGGGCATGCGGCATTTTGACGTCCAGCTTATCGGGGGCATAGTACTGCATGAAGGCAGGATAGCAGAGATGAAGACAGGAGAAGGAAAAACGCTGGTTGCAACGCTTTCTGTCTATCTTAATGCACTGGATGGTCACGGTGTTCATGTTGTCACTGTCAACGATTATCTTGCCAAGAGAGATGTGCAGTGGATGGGTTCTATTTATCACTTTCTCGGACTTTCAGTAGGCACAATCCAGCATGATGCGTCTTTTTTGTTTGACCCTTCCTATCATCAGCCTGACAGGAGGTTATCCGGTTTAAGGCCTGTGACAAGGAAAGAGGCATATCTGGCCGATATTACCTATGGCACAAATAATGAATTCGGATTTGATTATCTCAGGGACAACATGAGGTATGACATAAATGATTATGTCCAGAGAGAGCTGAACTATGCGATTGTTGACGAGGTTGACAGCATCCTTATTGACGAGGCCAGGACTCCGCTTATCATCTCAGGACCTTCTGAGGAGTCAACGGACAAATACTATAAAATTGATAAGATAATACCTAAACTCTCAAGAGAGACCGATTACATCATAGACGAAAAACTGAAAACAGTTACCCTGACAGAGGAAGGCAATATAAAGGTTGAGAGGCTTTTGGGCGCGGGCAATTTGTATGACCCTTCCAACATAGAGCTGGTCCATCATGTCAATCAGGCATTAAGGGCGCATACCCTTTTCAGGCTGGATGTGGATTATGTTATCAAGGACAATGAGGTGATAATAGTTGATGAATTTACAGGACGCCTTATGCCGGGCAGACGCTGGTCAGACGGGCTTCATCAGGCGATTGAGGCAAAGGAAGGCGTAAAGATAGCCAGTGAAAACCAGACTCTCGCAACCATTACATTTCAGAACTATTTCAGGATGTACAAAAAACTTGCCGGAATGACGGGCACTGCCGAGACTGAGGCTGAAGAGTTTGCAAAGATTTATAACCTTGACGTGCTGGTTGCGCCGACTAATAAACCGATGATAAGGGTTGATAATCCTGATTCCGTTTATAAATCCGAGCGCGGTAAATTTAATGCGGTCATTAATGAGATTGCCGACTGCCACAAGAGGGGACAGCCTGTGCTGGTAGGCACCATATCAATAGAAAAATCAGAGGTGCTCAGCGCGATGCTCAGAAAAAAAGGAGTACCGCATTCAGTCCTGAACGCAAAGTATCATGAGAGAGAGGCTGAGATTGTTGCGCAGGCTGGACGGAGCCGGTCTGTGACAATAGCAACCAACATGGCCGGAAGGGGCACGGATATTGTGCTCGGAGGCAATCCTGAAGGCCTTGCAAGAGACATCCTCGGTGATAAAAAAGATTTTACAAACGAGGAATATGAGGCGGCGCTGAATAAGGCAAAAGAACTCTGCATGAAGGATAGGGAAAAAGTTTTATCTCTGGGCGGGCTTCATATCCTCGGCACAGAGAGGCACGAATCAAGAAGGATTGACAATCAGCTCAGGGGGCGTTCAGGCCGGCAGGGGGACCCGGGCACGTCAAGGTTTTATCTTTCACTTGAAGATGACCTGATGAGAATCTTCGGCTCAGAAAGAATTGCGGGGCTTATGGGAAGGCTCGGGATGGATGAATCCCAGCCTATTGAGCACAGGATGATTTCAAAGGCCATAGAAAATGCGCAGAAAAAAGTTGAAGCGCATAATTTTGACATCAGAAAACACCTTATTGAATATGATGATGTGATGAATAAGCAGAGGACTGAAATTTATTCTTTCAGGCGCGACATACTCGCAGGCGAAGGCTTGAAGGATAAGATTATTGAAATGTCGGAAAATGTTTTAAATGAGTTTTTAAATGCCTATTGTCCTGATGATAAGCACCCTGAGGAGTGGGATATGAAGGGGCTTAAAGAAACCCTTTACGGATACTTTTCCATAACGACGAATGCAGAGGCGCAGACGTCTGATGAGCTTTATGAAAAACTCGTTCAGGGCATAAAACTTGCATATGAGAACAAAGAAAAAGAAATCAGCGCAGATATGTTCAGGCAGTTGGAAAGATACATACTCCTTCAGGTGGTTGACTCGCAGTGGAAAGACCATCTCCTGGGAATGGATCATTTAAAGGAGGGCATAGGTCTGAGGGGTTATGCCCAGAGAGACCCGCTTGTGGAGTACAAAAAAGAGGCGTTTGAAGTCTTTGCAGGAATGAGCGACAGGGTCGCATCTGAGGTTGTAAACAGGCTGTTTAAGGTTCAGATTGCAAGAGAAGAAAACGTGGAGAGAAAGATGGTCTTGAAACCGGCAAGGGTGCAATACGGCAGGGGAGAAGGCGGTGAAAAGCCCCAGACTGTTGTCAAGGACAGGAAAATCGGCAGGAATGACCCGTGCATCTGCGGCAGCGGTAAGAAGTACAAAAAATGCTGCGGGGTAAATGCGTAGTGGCAGGGTTAAAACAGTAAAGAAAGCTATTCAACAAGGCAGGTAGTTTTTCTGTCATTCCCGCCTGCGCAGGAATGACGTATAGTGGTAATTTATTAAATTTTTAGCGGACACTACTGTTTAAGAATATTTTTTCCCGGTAACGGCAGATTATTGACAAATAAAATAGTAGCATATATCATATATATGACAGGAGGTATTTATGAAAAGGACTACTATATTTGCGGATGCTGATTTGCTCAATGAAATCAAAGAGGTCTCAAAAGAAGAAAACAGGAGCGTGGCGGAGATTATAAGAGAGGCGATGCTGAGTTACATTAAACGAAAGAGATTTAAGAAGAAAAGGGTGTCTTTTGTTGGTATTGGAGACAGCGGCAGGAAAGACATAGCAGGACGGCATGAGGAATTGCTTTGGAAAAAAGCTATAAAATAGATACTGCTGTTTGCGATACAGGCATTATTTATGCGCTTGCAGATAAAAAAGATTCCTGGCATAAACAAACTGTTGATTTTGTAAGCTCTTATAAAGGCAGATTGATTATTCCTTCTACGGTAATACCCGAGGCCTGTTATCTCTTAAACACATATTTAGGCTCATTTGCTGAAATAGAATTTATTAATTCATTAATCAACAAGGAACTCAGTATTGAACATTTCAGCGTTGTTGATTTAAATTGCTGCATTGAGTTATTAAAAAAATACGAAGATTTTAATATTGGATTTGTGGATGCCTCTATAATAGCAATTTCCGAGAGGTTGAATGTCTGTAAAATAGTGACAACTGACAGAAAACACTTTTCTGTGATAAAGCCCAAGCATTGCGGCGCCTTTAGTTTGCTGCCGTGATTGAAATGCATTTAACAAATAAAACTTTTTATTGACTCCTAATTAAAGTTTTTGAAATTTCCAATTGACTCCTACAACTTCCCCAGCGTCCTAATAAGCGCCTCGGCTTTTTTGAGCGTTTCGTAATATTCCTTTTCCGGTTCGGAATCCGCCACAATACCGGCGCCTGCCTGCACATAGGCGATATTGTTTTTAATCACAAAGGTCCTGATGATAATGTTTAAATCCATGGTCCTGTTAAAACCGATGTATCCGAATGAACCTGTGTAAGGTCCTCTTGCAACCGGCTCAAGCTCGTCAATTATTTCCATGCACCTTACCTTTGGGACTCCGGTAATGGTCCCTCCGGGGAATGCAGCCCTTATTGCGTCAAAGCAGTCTCTGCCTTTTGCAAGCGTGCCGCTGACATTGGAAACTATATGAATCACATGCGAGTAGTCCTCTGTCGCCATGAATTCATCAACAAGGACCGAGCCGTAGTCGGAAATTCTGCCGAGGTCATTTCTCTCAAGGTCAATGAGCATCAGATGCTCTGCGCGTTCTTTTTCATTAAGCAGGAGTTCTGCCCGCATTTTTTTGTCGCCTCCGGCATCTGCCCCCCTTGGTCTTGTGCCTGCAATCGGTCTTGTTTCAACAGTATTCCCCTGAATCCGCAACAGTCTTTCAGGAGATGAACTTACTATGTGATAATCTCCCATGTTCAGATAACCTGCAAACGGGGATGGATTTATCTCTTTTAATTGCAGATAAATCTGCCATGGCGTTGTATTCCCTATGTCAGCCGAGACCCTCTGCGAGAGATTTGCCTGGAAGATGTCCCCTGCCTTGATGTATTCTTTTGCTTTTCTGACAATATTCATATATTTTTCTTTGCCCATTTCATGGTGAATCTCAATTTTTTTAAGGCGTTCAAATTGTTTAAATTGTTCAAGCTGTTCAAACGAATTTAAACTATTTGAACTAATTTTTTTATATAGCGCATTTATCTTTTCACACGCCCTGTCGTAATAACTGCCATAATCAGATTGGGGATTAGGCTTTGGGGATTGGATATTGGACTTTTGACTGTTTGCCCCCTTGAACGATTGAACGCTTGAACTGAGTATTTGCTCCGCTCCATGGCATGAGATGATAAAAACCTTTTTATCTTTATGGTCAAAGGCAATCACGGTATCAAAGAATAAAAAGTGTGCATCAGGGATTTTAAGGTCATCAATCACGGTCTTCGGCAGGCGCTCAAAGTAC
The window above is part of the Nitrospirota bacterium genome. Proteins encoded here:
- a CDS encoding sigma-54-dependent Fis family transcriptional regulator; amino-acid sequence: MLGRSKATEELREKISRISSCDVTVLISGESGTGKELAARAIHYLSSRSRKPFTPVNCGAIPESLFENELFGHVKGAFTDARLEQFGLVKEAEGGTLFLDEIGALSPYIQVKFLRLLQEREYKPLGDSRPHKADIRIISATNKDLAVLVKEDTFREDLYYRLNIVSLYIPSLRDRKEDIPLLIEHFITKYCRQYNKPIKEVSPDAMEVFIAYSWPGNIRELENKIQQLIVMSLFPVISAGDIQLSTSKSTTEKELGYFMAAKKSAIDIFEKTYLTQLLTDHMGNMVCAAQRSGKSRTALWNLLKKHNLSPRQFSDFAS
- a CDS encoding PIN domain-containing protein — encoded protein: MEKSYKIDTAVCDTGIIYALADKKDSWHKQTVDFVSSYKGRLIIPSTVIPEACYLLNTYLGSFAEIEFINSLINKELSIEHFSVVDLNCCIELLKKYEDFNIGFVDASIIAISERLNVCKIVTTDRKHFSVIKPKHCGAFSLLP
- the secA gene encoding preprotein translocase subunit SecA, with protein sequence MFNILTKIMGTKNEREIKRLSSIAETINSFESSISSLDDSGLKAKTDEFRRRLESGESLDDILPEAFAVVREVSHRISGMRHFDVQLIGGIVLHEGRIAEMKTGEGKTLVATLSVYLNALDGHGVHVVTVNDYLAKRDVQWMGSIYHFLGLSVGTIQHDASFLFDPSYHQPDRRLSGLRPVTRKEAYLADITYGTNNEFGFDYLRDNMRYDINDYVQRELNYAIVDEVDSILIDEARTPLIISGPSEESTDKYYKIDKIIPKLSRETDYIIDEKLKTVTLTEEGNIKVERLLGAGNLYDPSNIELVHHVNQALRAHTLFRLDVDYVIKDNEVIIVDEFTGRLMPGRRWSDGLHQAIEAKEGVKIASENQTLATITFQNYFRMYKKLAGMTGTAETEAEEFAKIYNLDVLVAPTNKPMIRVDNPDSVYKSERGKFNAVINEIADCHKRGQPVLVGTISIEKSEVLSAMLRKKGVPHSVLNAKYHEREAEIVAQAGRSRSVTIATNMAGRGTDIVLGGNPEGLARDILGDKKDFTNEEYEAALNKAKELCMKDREKVLSLGGLHILGTERHESRRIDNQLRGRSGRQGDPGTSRFYLSLEDDLMRIFGSERIAGLMGRLGMDESQPIEHRMISKAIENAQKKVEAHNFDIRKHLIEYDDVMNKQRTEIYSFRRDILAGEGLKDKIIEMSENVLNEFLNAYCPDDKHPEEWDMKGLKETLYGYFSITTNAEAQTSDELYEKLVQGIKLAYENKEKEISADMFRQLERYILLQVVDSQWKDHLLGMDHLKEGIGLRGYAQRDPLVEYKKEAFEVFAGMSDRVASEVVNRLFKVQIAREENVERKMVLKPARVQYGRGEGGEKPQTVVKDRKIGRNDPCICGSGKKYKKCCGVNA
- a CDS encoding anthranilate synthase component I family protein, with protein sequence MLNILPDKNNFIEAAKTGIIYPVYAQLPFTPPHEIYNTLESPYSFLLESAKGPEKIARYSFAGIEPFLIFKVKDGVVEIETKGQRDKGTKGQRIFNTTVPLKTLKELLTCCKIDSPPNLPPFIGGAVGLLSYDFVQYFERLPKTVIDDLKIPDAHFLFFDTVIAFDHKDKKVFIISCHGAEQILSSSVQSFKGANSQKSNIQSPKPNPQSDYGSYYDRACEKINALYKKISSNSLNSFEQLEQFKQFERLKKIEIHHEMGKEKYMNIVRKAKEYIKAGDIFQANLSQRVSADIGNTTPWQIYLQLKEINPSPFAGYLNMGDYHIVSSSPERLLRIQGNTVETRPIAGTRPRGADAGGDKKMRAELLLNEKERAEHLMLIDLERNDLGRISDYGSVLVDEFMATEDYSHVIHIVSNVSGTLAKGRDCFDAIRAAFPGGTITGVPKVRCMEIIDELEPVARGPYTGSFGYIGFNRTMDLNIIIRTFVIKNNIAYVQAGAGIVADSEPEKEYYETLKKAEALIRTLGKL
- a CDS encoding phosphopentomutase; translation: MIKRILLIVLDGLGIGELPDAGEYGDRGSNTLKNTADAFGGLTLPNLESLGLGYLGDFRGIGKPAQLKGSFGKMAEASKGKDTTSGHWEMMGVVVDKPFPTFPHGFPPEVINAFENAIGRKTLGNKTASGTEIIKELGEEHIRTGKPIVYTSADSVFQIAAHEEVIPVEELCKMCEIARNILKPPHNVGRVIARPFIGKAGSFQRTPRRKDFSLPPHEKTALEYISENGLEVVSIGKVKDIFAGKGFTKSVLVSGNDDALSKTITYFNNLGKGLVWVTLVDFDTIYGHRNDPQGYAKALKDFDRKLPEIFEMLTERDILFITADHGCDPTTPSTDHSREYVPLLIYGKALKTSVNLGLRTSFSDLGATALEAL
- a CDS encoding DUF1566 domain-containing protein, with translation MKRLRLFVFLMIMLLSVSANAALIDNGNGTVTQIKSDGSMLMWLKDANYAGTTGYVSYNDYYDTYSTGGSMTWGNAMYWADTLSFAGYDDWRLPASPPGEMEDLYYNEGVTASTPGPFTNLYDPDPTHGVSYWYSRESETCPGCGAYFFMFNGGVVMEDWKYHERKAWAVRTVVPEPISSILFVTGGATFGIRGFFRKRKQRT
- a CDS encoding PQQ-like beta-propeller repeat protein — its product is MQGLAWVGSTLYGGSGSTGNLYAIDPGSSLSYIGSGSYGIGALAYDGSTLYGGGGAFFTVNPSNGSQTLIKSGVYIEAMEYYNGTLYGGNGSGQFFTIDTSTGNISNIGPGTYGINGLAVSNGIMYGANSTALFSIDLTTGTQTYIGDTGIGFVGALAGPMAPEPISSILFLTGSAVLAGRGYLKKRGFKKGKVKG
- a CDS encoding cob(I)yrinic acid a,c-diamide adenosyltransferase, producing MSKGLIHVYTGEGKGKTTAAMGLAVRAVGRGKKVLILQFLKGRGTDSGEIIAAKKLKIKVVRFKGQVSPIFSPQIKPAELKKAVKKAIALTIREIKSNAYDMIILDEFNNLLSGRLADMDDVRAIIKEKPAGLELVFTGRKAPEGLIKIADYVTEMRMIKHPYNNGIKARRGIEF
- a CDS encoding ribbon-helix-helix protein, CopG family; the protein is MKRTTIFADADLLNEIKEVSKEENRSVAEIIREAMLSYIKRKRFKKKRVSFVGIGDSGRKDIAGRHEELLWKKAIK